A genomic segment from Actinomyces lilanjuaniae encodes:
- a CDS encoding DsbA family protein, whose amino-acid sequence MASNQPRPTKAQRREEARARAKALREQEARRQRRATIARRSLLGAAVVGVAGVSSYMVYNHLQNSGGTGAAQFPTAGAIATTRADRSGVPEPVLSNGSWTYGPSSGLDTISSQAPVLDVYFDYSCHFCASFETTHASEISTLLSQGKITLVLHPSKILGQEWTDQVMNAMGVVLNEAPDQSMAFHTAVMELFSRIYEAQDTSMMTTENLVAAATSAQVPTEVSSRFEKAVNDNTYEEWTSLAQEAASAVGVTATPTVYLDGERLDLSQISGETAITELVEAIEASVSPAASEGATSEASPAAEG is encoded by the coding sequence GTGGCCTCGAACCAGCCCCGTCCGACCAAGGCCCAGCGCCGAGAGGAGGCTCGCGCCAGGGCCAAGGCCCTGAGAGAGCAGGAGGCCCGCAGGCAGAGGCGCGCCACGATCGCCCGGCGCTCCCTCCTCGGTGCCGCCGTCGTGGGGGTGGCGGGAGTCTCGAGCTACATGGTCTACAACCACCTCCAGAACAGTGGTGGCACCGGCGCCGCACAGTTCCCGACCGCAGGAGCCATCGCCACCACCCGGGCCGACCGCAGCGGGGTGCCCGAGCCGGTGCTGTCCAACGGCTCGTGGACCTACGGCCCCAGCAGCGGGCTGGACACCATCAGCAGCCAGGCACCGGTCCTCGACGTCTACTTTGACTACTCCTGCCACTTCTGCGCCTCCTTCGAGACGACCCACGCCTCAGAGATCTCCACGCTGCTGTCGCAGGGCAAGATCACCCTGGTGCTGCACCCCTCCAAGATCCTCGGTCAGGAGTGGACCGACCAGGTGATGAACGCCATGGGCGTGGTCCTGAACGAGGCTCCGGACCAGTCCATGGCCTTCCATACCGCCGTGATGGAGCTCTTCAGCCGGATCTACGAGGCCCAGGACACCTCCATGATGACCACCGAGAACCTGGTGGCCGCAGCCACCTCGGCTCAGGTGCCCACCGAGGTCTCGTCCCGGTTCGAGAAGGCCGTCAACGACAACACCTACGAGGAGTGGACGAGTCTCGCCCAGGAGGCGGCCTCCGCGGTCGGGGTCACCGCCACGCCCACCGTCTACCTCGACGGCGAGCGACTCGACCTGAGCCAGATCAGCGGGGAGACCGCTATCACCGAGCTGGTGGAGGCCATCGAGGCCTCAGTGTCGCCTGCCGCCAGCGAGGGGGCCACGTCGGAGGCGTCCCCCGCCGCAGAGGGCTAG
- a CDS encoding PspC domain-containing protein, translating into MTQQRPSQQPPPRPDSSGTGGWWTRLRTTLPARSRTHRILGGVCGGLARAWGTRPRVVRVGVLLLGILPGPMWAVYVLAWVVMPLEGTVTPGPDHGAQARW; encoded by the coding sequence ATGACACAGCAACGCCCCTCGCAGCAGCCTCCGCCCCGTCCCGACTCCTCCGGCACCGGCGGCTGGTGGACCAGGTTGCGAACCACCCTGCCAGCCCGCTCCCGTACCCACCGCATTCTGGGTGGTGTCTGCGGCGGCCTGGCCCGGGCGTGGGGTACCCGCCCCCGGGTGGTGCGTGTGGGCGTCCTGCTCCTGGGCATCCTGCCGGGACCGATGTGGGCGGTCTACGTGCTGGCCTGGGTGGTGATGCCGCTGGAGGGGACGGTCACCCCGGGGCCAGACCACGGTGCACAGGCACGGTGGTAG
- a CDS encoding HAD family hydrolase codes for MRAVLWDMDGTLIDSQPFWDEAFTRHCTARGGTVTPQLVSALAGTSIPVARGIIAATGAAASPQDPAALEVYEAMARDVEARVAARPPLLPGAREITSAVARAGLVQAIVSASPRVIVERVAAELGGVSGAAVFATLVCGDDGVGAKPDPLPYATAVERLGVTPHECVVVEDSPTGAASARGNGIRVVQVGSSKHFPADPGLVAVPDLASVTLDLLLRP; via the coding sequence GTGCGTGCCGTCCTGTGGGACATGGACGGCACCCTCATCGACTCCCAGCCCTTCTGGGACGAGGCCTTCACGAGGCACTGCACCGCCCGGGGCGGCACGGTGACCCCGCAGCTGGTCTCCGCACTGGCGGGGACCTCCATCCCCGTCGCCCGGGGGATCATCGCCGCCACCGGCGCCGCGGCCAGTCCCCAGGACCCCGCCGCCCTGGAGGTCTACGAGGCGATGGCCCGCGACGTCGAGGCCAGGGTGGCCGCGCGACCGCCCCTGCTGCCGGGCGCGCGGGAGATCACCTCGGCCGTAGCACGGGCGGGTCTCGTCCAGGCGATCGTCTCCGCCTCCCCGCGCGTGATCGTGGAGCGGGTGGCCGCCGAGCTTGGCGGCGTCTCTGGCGCCGCGGTCTTCGCCACCCTGGTCTGCGGTGACGACGGTGTGGGGGCCAAGCCGGACCCCCTTCCCTACGCCACCGCCGTGGAGCGCCTGGGCGTGACGCCGCACGAGTGCGTCGTCGTCGAGGACTCACCCACCGGCGCCGCCTCAGCGCGGGGCAACGGCATCCGCGTGGTCCAGGTCGGCAGCAGCAAGCACTTTCCGGCTGACCCCGGGCTGGTCGCGGTCCCCGACCTGGCCTCCGTCACACTCGACCTCCTACTGCGCCCCTAG
- a CDS encoding alpha/beta hydrolase: MKITTRTRRNVSDAVQAGEGAGRPPGPGAEAFGHSSAGRRGRRGHRPGAGALSVLASVALAAGLVASGVPGAAAVQAAGSSGSVDSSGSVDSSTDSSASSTGGSDGSGGAGDSGSTDSASSADSAPSEEVPEGLEDFYGRQIAWGPCEDSQQEQQAAQGHDDAGQEAQQAARECATVHVPLDYDDPSGQTIDLALKRLPASGQSQGSLFTNPGGPGDSGVELIDAAEGYFSEDLRQAYDIVGFDPRGVGQSTPLECMSREEALEEVSDESTLEEAGGTDALEGEGQEPSPDVSLVEQAVQEGASLAAACLEHSPVPEIIDHMDTQSVARDMDILRAQSGEEELAYLGFSYGTFLGAIYADLFPGNVGRVVLDGAMDPSLSMADIQYSDAVSFQASLTSFVSYWQQRGDSPLTGTAEEGTAQLTEFVQGLKDDPVPDPEGGRPLDDAILANLLGQLMYDDAYWAELATALGPLLTDRDAQPLAEWLTSMNESISPEGDPDGQGPQDSEPSPEELEAAAAARANAPAITAINCLDNPVQGDLEQWEAQFEQRAEISPLFGANERAWSDAFCSGWGRQAVREPAETRAEGAAPILVVGTTQDPATPYQWAQSLADQLESGHLLTAEGNKHCAYRQGSTDCVDAAVDAYLLRGELPQEGTTCALPGPGEDTGDAGDAVGPALQEVLDGGRQTPDQAAAAAALTSRTGRR; the protein is encoded by the coding sequence GTGAAGATCACGACGAGGACACGGCGTAACGTGTCGGACGCAGTGCAGGCAGGCGAAGGAGCCGGAAGGCCGCCCGGCCCGGGAGCAGAGGCCTTCGGGCACAGCTCTGCCGGGAGACGCGGCAGGCGCGGGCACCGCCCCGGGGCAGGTGCCCTGTCCGTCCTGGCCTCGGTAGCGCTGGCTGCGGGCCTGGTGGCCTCCGGGGTCCCCGGTGCCGCCGCCGTCCAGGCGGCCGGGAGCTCAGGCTCGGTGGACTCCTCCGGCTCAGTGGACTCCTCCACGGACTCCTCAGCCTCCTCGACGGGTGGCTCAGACGGCAGCGGGGGCGCCGGTGACTCCGGCAGCACAGACAGCGCGAGCTCCGCTGACTCCGCTCCGAGCGAGGAGGTTCCCGAGGGCCTGGAGGACTTTTACGGCCGTCAGATCGCCTGGGGCCCCTGTGAGGACTCTCAGCAGGAGCAGCAGGCCGCCCAGGGCCACGACGATGCGGGGCAGGAGGCGCAGCAGGCCGCCCGCGAGTGCGCCACCGTCCACGTGCCCCTGGACTACGACGACCCCTCCGGGCAGACCATCGACCTGGCGCTCAAGCGGCTCCCCGCCTCCGGACAGTCCCAGGGCAGCCTGTTCACCAACCCCGGCGGGCCCGGCGACAGCGGGGTGGAGCTGATCGACGCTGCTGAGGGCTACTTCTCCGAGGACCTGCGCCAGGCCTACGACATCGTGGGCTTCGACCCCCGCGGCGTAGGGCAGTCCACGCCTCTGGAGTGCATGAGCCGGGAGGAGGCGCTGGAGGAGGTCTCCGACGAGTCCACGCTGGAGGAGGCGGGCGGGACAGACGCCCTGGAGGGTGAGGGCCAGGAGCCTTCCCCCGACGTCTCCCTGGTGGAGCAGGCGGTCCAGGAGGGGGCGAGTCTGGCGGCGGCCTGCCTGGAGCACTCTCCGGTCCCCGAGATCATCGACCACATGGACACCCAGTCCGTGGCCCGGGACATGGACATCCTGCGCGCGCAGTCTGGTGAGGAGGAGCTGGCCTACCTGGGCTTCTCCTACGGGACCTTCCTGGGTGCCATCTACGCCGACCTGTTCCCCGGCAACGTGGGGCGCGTGGTCCTGGACGGCGCCATGGACCCCTCCCTGAGCATGGCGGACATCCAGTACTCCGACGCCGTCTCCTTCCAGGCCTCCCTGACCAGCTTTGTCTCCTACTGGCAGCAGCGCGGCGACAGCCCGCTGACCGGCACGGCAGAGGAGGGCACCGCCCAGCTGACCGAGTTTGTCCAGGGGCTGAAGGACGATCCGGTGCCCGACCCTGAGGGAGGCCGGCCCCTGGACGACGCCATCCTCGCCAACCTCCTCGGGCAGCTCATGTACGACGACGCCTACTGGGCCGAGCTGGCCACAGCCCTGGGACCGCTCCTCACCGACCGGGACGCGCAGCCCCTGGCAGAGTGGCTCACCAGCATGAATGAGTCCATCTCGCCCGAGGGGGACCCCGACGGGCAGGGTCCGCAGGACAGCGAGCCCTCGCCTGAGGAGCTGGAGGCAGCGGCTGCCGCACGAGCCAACGCCCCTGCCATCACCGCCATCAACTGCCTGGACAACCCCGTCCAGGGCGACCTGGAGCAGTGGGAGGCCCAGTTCGAGCAGCGGGCAGAGATCTCACCCCTCTTTGGTGCGAACGAGCGGGCGTGGAGCGACGCCTTCTGCTCCGGCTGGGGCCGCCAGGCCGTGCGGGAGCCGGCTGAGACCAGGGCCGAGGGCGCCGCACCCATCCTGGTGGTGGGCACCACGCAGGACCCGGCCACGCCCTACCAGTGGGCGCAGTCCCTGGCCGACCAGCTGGAGTCGGGCCACCTGCTGACCGCCGAGGGCAACAAGCACTGCGCCTACAGACAGGGCTCGACGGACTGCGTGGACGCGGCTGTCGACGCCTACCTCCTGAGGGGTGAGCTCCCGCAGGAGGGGACCACCTGCGCCCTGCCCGGCCCCGGAGAGGACACCGGGGACGCGGGGGACGCTGTGGGACCGGCCCTGCAGGAGGTCCTGGACGGAGGCCGTCAGACCCCGGACCAGGCCGCGGCTGCGGCAGCCCTGACCAGCAGGACAGGAAGGAGGTGA
- a CDS encoding NAD(+) synthase gives MQQPDPQSRPAEQARPRRIEFHSAYDQGFARVAAVTLPVVPADPAANAAAVIEQARQLSGQGVCLAAFPELGLSGYAIDDLLLQDVVEEEVLAAIEAVRAASQDLLPALVVGAPLRAHGTLYNCAVVIQGGCVRGVVPKSYLPTYRELYERRHFTPGDTISARTSHLHLPGVSPGPHQERPGAGAGGQAEEHGEDHTARLPGVLVPFGPDLLFDVRDVEGLVFHVEVCEDTWVPVPPSSLAALAGATVLVSIASSPVTVGRSRERRALVCSSSARNLAACVYAAAGQGESSTDLAWDGQTLVCEAGALLGEGERFPDGPRATVADVDIEGLRAQRLRQGTFRDNAVTFSQAVPGGGQGVQAAPVGDPSRFTTVVIGEEDLAAPRTDIGLRRVVDRFPFVPSDPDRLAQDCQEAYSIQVAALEQRLRAIGSPRLVVGVSGGLDSTHTLIVAARAMDRLRRPRSDILAFTMPGFGTTPGTRSNAEALALGLGCHFEELDIRPTATRMLAEIGHPYASGDRSPRAYDVTFENVQAGLRTDFLFRIAGERGGIVLGTGDLSELALGWCTFGVGDHMAHYGVNAGVPKTLIQHLVRWVAAEGLFGEDVSQVLASVLSTEISPELVPATQADPVQSTQARIGPYALQDFTLWHVLSHGSRPSRIAFLAEKAWAHAEEGRWPPGLPEAEKTSYRLPEIRQWLEVFYRRFFSSQFKRSTLPNGPKVVAGGSLSPRGDWRMPSDVAATAWLAELERNVPQE, from the coding sequence ATGCAGCAGCCCGATCCGCAGTCCCGCCCCGCCGAGCAGGCTCGTCCCCGCCGTATCGAGTTCCACTCCGCCTATGACCAGGGGTTCGCGCGCGTGGCAGCGGTCACCCTGCCCGTCGTGCCCGCGGACCCCGCAGCCAACGCCGCCGCCGTCATCGAGCAGGCTCGGCAGCTGTCCGGGCAGGGCGTGTGCCTGGCGGCCTTCCCCGAGCTCGGCCTCAGCGGCTACGCCATTGACGACCTCCTCCTCCAGGACGTCGTGGAGGAGGAGGTGCTCGCAGCCATTGAGGCGGTGCGTGCCGCCAGCCAGGACCTCCTGCCCGCCCTGGTGGTGGGCGCGCCCCTGCGCGCCCACGGCACGCTCTACAACTGCGCCGTAGTCATCCAGGGCGGCTGCGTGCGCGGGGTTGTCCCCAAGTCCTACCTGCCCACCTACCGCGAGCTCTACGAGAGGCGCCACTTCACCCCCGGAGACACCATCAGCGCCCGGACCTCCCACCTGCACCTGCCCGGCGTAAGCCCGGGGCCGCACCAGGAGCGGCCGGGAGCCGGGGCAGGGGGCCAGGCGGAGGAGCACGGCGAGGACCACACGGCCCGGCTTCCCGGCGTGCTCGTGCCCTTCGGCCCCGACCTCCTCTTCGACGTGCGTGACGTGGAAGGCCTGGTCTTCCACGTCGAGGTCTGCGAGGACACCTGGGTGCCGGTCCCGCCCTCGTCGCTGGCGGCGCTGGCGGGAGCCACCGTCCTGGTCAGTATCGCCAGCTCCCCGGTCACCGTGGGGCGCTCGCGGGAGCGCCGCGCGCTGGTGTGCTCCTCCTCCGCCCGTAACCTGGCCGCCTGCGTCTACGCAGCCGCCGGGCAGGGGGAGTCCTCCACAGACCTGGCCTGGGACGGCCAGACTCTCGTCTGTGAGGCCGGTGCGCTCCTGGGGGAGGGTGAGCGCTTCCCGGACGGCCCGCGCGCCACGGTCGCCGACGTCGATATCGAGGGGCTGCGCGCCCAGCGGCTGCGGCAGGGGACCTTCCGGGACAACGCCGTGACCTTCTCCCAGGCGGTGCCCGGCGGCGGGCAGGGCGTCCAGGCCGCACCCGTGGGGGACCCGTCACGCTTCACCACCGTGGTCATCGGCGAGGAGGACCTGGCCGCCCCGCGTACGGACATCGGCCTGAGGCGGGTCGTGGACCGCTTCCCCTTCGTCCCCTCCGACCCTGACCGCCTCGCCCAGGACTGCCAGGAGGCCTACTCCATCCAGGTCGCCGCCCTGGAACAGCGGCTGCGGGCGATCGGGTCCCCACGCCTGGTGGTTGGCGTCTCCGGGGGGCTGGACTCCACCCACACCCTCATCGTGGCCGCCCGGGCCATGGACCGGCTGAGGCGCCCCCGCTCCGACATCCTGGCCTTCACTATGCCCGGCTTCGGCACCACCCCGGGCACCCGCAGCAACGCCGAGGCCCTGGCGCTCGGTCTGGGGTGCCACTTCGAGGAGCTGGACATCCGGCCCACCGCCACCCGGATGCTGGCGGAGATCGGCCACCCCTACGCCAGCGGTGACAGGTCCCCCCGGGCCTACGACGTCACCTTCGAGAACGTCCAGGCAGGCCTGCGCACCGACTTCCTGTTCCGCATCGCCGGGGAGCGCGGCGGCATCGTTCTAGGCACGGGGGACCTCTCCGAGCTGGCCCTGGGGTGGTGCACCTTCGGGGTGGGCGACCACATGGCCCACTACGGGGTCAACGCGGGCGTGCCCAAGACCCTCATCCAGCATCTCGTCCGCTGGGTGGCCGCTGAGGGCCTCTTCGGCGAGGACGTCAGCCAGGTGCTGGCCTCCGTCCTGTCCACGGAGATCAGCCCCGAGCTGGTCCCGGCGACCCAGGCGGACCCGGTCCAGTCCACCCAGGCCCGGATCGGTCCCTACGCCCTCCAGGACTTCACCCTGTGGCACGTGCTGAGCCACGGCTCACGCCCCTCGCGGATCGCCTTCCTGGCGGAGAAGGCCTGGGCCCACGCCGAGGAGGGCAGGTGGCCCCCGGGACTACCGGAGGCGGAGAAGACCTCCTACCGCCTGCCTGAGATCCGCCAGTGGCTGGAGGTGTTCTACCGCCGCTTCTTCTCCAGCCAGTTCAAGCGCTCCACCCTGCCCAACGGCCCCAAGGTCGTGGCAGGCGGGTCACTGTCGCCCCGGGGGGACTGGCGCATGCCCTCGGACGTGGCCGCTACTGCGTGGCTGGCAGAGCTGGAGCGCAACGTCCCGCAGGAGTGA